Within Bradymonas sediminis, the genomic segment CGTCGAATTTAAGCGGCCGGTTGTCCAAGGCGCTCGGGAGTCGAAACCCGTGCTCGATAAGCGTCGTTTTGCGCGAGCGGTCCCCGCGGTACATGCCGCCAATTTGCGGCACCGTGACGTGGGACTCGTCGGCCACCAGCAGGAAATTCTCCGGCAGATAATCCAGCAAACACGGCGGCGCCTGGCCAGGCTTTCGCCCCGACATATGCCGCGAATAGTTCTCGATGCCGTTGCAAAACCCCGCGGTGATGATCATCTCAATATCGAATTGGGTGCGCTGCTCCAGGCGCTGCGCCTCGACCAGGCGTCCCTGGCTGATCATCTCAGCCAGCACCTCTTTGAGCTCGGCCTTGATCGAGTCGAGCGCGCTGCGCTTTCGCTCCGGCGGAATCACGTAGTGGCTATTGGGATAGATCGCGACTTTCTCGAGCTTTTCTAGACGCTTGCCGCGGAAGGGGTCGATGCGCCAGATGGCCTCAATCTCGTCGCCGAAGAACTCGATGCGAATCGCTTCCTCTTCCTCATAGGGCGGGAAGACCTCGACAACGTCGCCGCGCACGCGAAACTTCCCGCGGAAAAAGTCGTGGTCATTTCGCTCGTATTGGATCTCGATCAGCTTCGCCAACAAGTCTTTTCGCCGGGCTTCCTGGCCCTGCTCCAGGTGGAGCAACATGCCATAATACGCCTCGCTGGAACCCAGGCCGTAGATGCACGACACCGAGGCGACGATTATGACGTCATTGCGGTCGAGCAAGCTACGCGTCGCGGAGTGACGCATGCGGTCAATCGCGTCGTTAATCGCCGAGTCCTTCTCGATAAAGGTGTCCGTCGAGGGGATATAGGCTTCGGGCTGATAATAATCGTAATAGGAGACGAAATACTCGACGGCGTTATTCGGGAAGAGCTCCTTGAACTCGCTATAGAGCTGGGCCGCCAGCGTCTTATTCGGCGCCATGACCAGGGTCGGCCGGTTCGTGCGCTCGATGACGTTGGCAATCGTGAAGGTCTTACCGGTGCCGGTCGCGCCCAGAAGCGTCTGGAATTTCAGACCCTCTTCGAGCCCCTCCGTCAGCTCAACAATCGCGTTGGGCTGGTCGCCGCGGGGTTCGTACTCGGTCACTAATTCAAATTTCTGAGTCATGGCGTCTTTTGCGCTTGGGATGCGTTTTTAAGGGTAAAGAACTTAGCGGGCTGCCTGAACACGCGTTTAGCCCAGCTTGGTTCTAGGTACAAGCAACCACGGGGTCAAGTCATTGGCATTCGAAGAATCACGACAGCTTGGCGCGACGCCCTGGAGCATGCGCCAATGCTTCAAAACCAGCGGCGAAGGACCAGCATTCCGCGACCCTCGATTCATGGTGTTCGTTTCCTAACCTTCGCGGCGACTTTCTGTGTCTCGACGGCGCTTTATACAGCCAGGAGGCGACGGGAGGCCGATGGCAAGCTTCTTGCTAGTTGTATTAGTGGTCTTGATGAACTCATTATCTTTCGGTGAAACTTTATGACACGACGTGCACTATATATCTTGGGTTGCCTGCTCTTATTGAGCAGCGCTTGTGGCAGTGGGGATTCGGAGCAGTCCAACTCGGAATTTGACCTCATCGATCATATCGATCTCAATGAAGCTGAGCTGCCAGACGCCGGCGAGCGGGACGTCGAACTCGAAGACGCGGGCCCCGACGCCACCAAGCCTGATTCCGGCCCAGGTGGCGTCGATTTAGGCGAGGCGTGCGGGGACGATGAGGAGTGCAACTTCGGCCGCTGCATCGATGACCCGGGATTCGTCGGCGGCTATTGCTCGACCCCCGACGCCTGCGAATTCGACGACCAATGCCCCGAAGGAAGCACCTGCTTCCAAGACGGTGAGACCAACTTCTGTGGCGCTCGCTGCGAGGCCACCTCGGATTGCCGCGACGGTTACAGTTGCCAAGAAAGCTCAGCCAGCCCCTTTAAGGCCTGCGCCCCGATCCCCAACACCCCCTCCGAAGGCGCCGTGGACGGCGCCGCCTGCGATAGCGACTCGGATTGCGCAGGCTCCTATTGCCTCAAAGACCCGGAATGGCCCGGCGGCTACTGCACCACCGTCGATTGCCAGACCTATGTCGACTGCGCGCGCGGCCCCGACGAAGCCAATAACCGCTGCCTGCAGCAGCCCGGCGGCACCAACTTCTGCGTGCGCATGTGCCAGCGCTCCGCCGACTGTCGCGAAGACTATGTCTGCTCGCCGGTGGGCGGCGGGCAGGGCTTCTGCAGCCCCGACCCGCAGGCCGACTTCGCCCCCGAGGGTCTCGAAGATTACCCCTTCGATATCACCTGCGGGCTTGAGGCTGAGAATAACCGCATCCATATCGACTACGAGATCGCGGCTGACACGACCTCTTATATGATCACCCCGTTCGCGCTTGATCGAAAGAGCATCCGAATCGCGAGCACAACGTTGCCAGATTCTGGCCAGATTGACTTCAGCGGCGCCAATGATTTCCAGACGGTCCCGGCGCTGCTCTTTGACTATGTCAATCCGACCCTCACTCCGCCAGTCGCGCAGATGGCCGACCAACTTCAGAGCGGCGCGCATACCCTCCAGGTACGCACCGACTCCACGGACCTGTGCTATTATGTCCTCGAAGAGAATTCACCCGGCGTATCCATCGACTTTAATATCTATCTGGTCGGGATTGGCTTGAGCGCCGAGCAAGCCGAAACCGACCCGAATCTGCAGGCCATGCTCGATCACTTCGACGCGGTCTACGCACAATTCGGCGTCACGACCGGTGAGGTGCGCTACCACGAGATTACCGGCGATGATGCCGACGCCTACCAGATCGTGCGCACCGAGCTCGACCTCCAAAAGCTGGTCTCCTTGAGCACCCTGCCAGAGGGCGGCTACGACGCCGCGCTAAGCGCCAACGTCTTCTTCGTGCGCGGCATGCAGCTCGGCGGCGGCGGCGGCGGGGCCATCGGCGTGTCCCAGGGCTTGCCCGGCGCCGCGGCGCTCCATGGTACGCCTTCTTCCGGCGTGATCTTCACCTCTGAATATCTTGGAATGCAATTTCAGGGTGAGCAGGGCAGCGTCGTCAATGGCAATGAATTCACCGGCATCGTGATGGCCCACGAGGTCGGCCATTATCTCGGGCTCTTCCACACAAGTGAGCAATACGGCCAGGGATTCGACCCGGTGCTCGACACCCCGCGCTGCACTCGCCCCTCGGACTTCCCCGACAATTGCCCGGATATCAATAACTTGATGTTCCCGCTGGCCGGCATCTCCCACACGGAGTTGACTCCCGGACAAATATTTACGCTCCAAGCAAATCCGCTGACGAAGGATTAATCGAATGCATATTTTAAGAAGACACCATTTCCCCATTCTCCTCAGCCTCGCCGGGCTTCTCTTCTGCACCCCGGCGCTCGCCCAGAGCATGGATCCGGGCGCTCAGTCGACAAGCCCTCGGCCGATCCCGCTGCAACCCGGGACGCCGGAGCAGTCTGGAAAGACCGGCAACACGCCGACCGTCGACCCTCACGACCAGGCCCGGGTGCTGCTGTCGGGATATCATAATATCCCGCCCAAAGCGGCCTTTGACAGCAACCTTAAGCAGCCCCAGCAAGTGCTCATGGATGTCGCGCAGGGCGAAAACACACTGCCCCTGCAACGCCAACGCGCGGTTGAGGCGCTGGCTTATTACGCGGACGCCAAGGTCGAAGGCCTCTATCGCAGCCTGCTCGAGGATAAGAAGTCCCCCGAGATGCTCCGCCACCGCGTTATGGGGCTGCTGGCCGTGAACTTCCCCAAGACCGCGCTGCCGACCCTGGAGCCATACCTGGCCCACTCGGACCTGCAATTTCGCCTCAGCGCCATCGACGCGATTCGCCGCATTCCTGGCGACGCCGCGCTCCAAACCCTGCAAAGAGCCTCGAAATCCGAGACCCATAAGGTCGCCCAAAAGCGACTCGCTCAATATCTGCGCACCACGCGCTGACCCTCACCAAGCACGAGGTATTTAAGAACCTCTTATTTGCGCCAACTATTTGAACAAGGCCCAGGGCCCGGAAGAAGATTTCCGGGCCCTGGGCCTTGTTCTTTTCGATCGGTGTTTATCATCCGCGTGCCGAAGGGGGGCATAAAAATCTGAACAATTAATGTCAGATAACTCGAGGAGGCTTAGTCATGCGTGCCACATCCGAGACTCATTCATCGAACGCGATTGCGACACCTGAGCCAAAGAGGTCGCGCCCGCGGGCGGTCATCCTGGGGGCGGGATTCGCCGGCCTCAACGCCGCGCGTCAGCTTCGCAATAGCGCGGTCGACGTGGTCGTGATCGACCGCAATAATTACCACTTATTTCAACCCCTTCTTTACCAGGTCGCCACCGCGGGGCTTAACGCCAGCGAGATCTGCCAGCCCATCCGCGGTCTTCTGGGAAAATACACGAATATCCGGGTCCTGATGGCCCAGGTCGAGTCGGTGGACCGCGCGAACAAGCGAGTCATCCTCGAGAATGACGCGCTGGAATACGATTATTTGCTGGTCGCAACGGGGGCCCAGGTGAAGTTCTTCGGACCGCCTTCGTGGCGGGAGAACTCAACCGGGCTCAAGACGGTCGAGGATGCGTTGACGCTTCGGCGCAAGATCCTGAGCGCCTTCGAGGCCGCCGAGCAATCCAAAGACCCCGAAGTGATCCGCCAATTGCTGACGTTCGTCGTCATCGGCGGCGGCTCCACCGGGGTCGAGATGGCCGGCGCGATTCGCGAGATTGCAGCGGAGGTCATGAACCGCGACTTCCGCAACGTGAACTCACGCGACGCGCGGGTCATCCTCATCGATGCCCTGCCCCATATACTATCGAGCTATCCCGAAGACCTGATCGACAAGGCCACCAAAGAACTCGAGCGGCGCTCGATTGAGGTGCTGACCGGCGAGCGTGTTACTGATATCGATGCGAACTCGGTGCGGGTGGGTGAGCGGGTGATCCCGACGCGCACGGTGGTGTGGGCGGCGGGGGTGGAGCCAAGCCCGTTGCTAAAATCGCTGGACACCGAGCTTGACGCGACTGGCCGCGCGGTGGTGGACGCCGACCTGAGCCTCCCGGGGTCAGACTGCGAGTTTGTCTTGGGCGACGCCGCCCATTTCGACCACGGTCTCGACGCGGCGCTGCCGGGCCTGGCCCCGGTGGCGATCCAGCAGGGGAGGTACGTGGCGAAGTTGCTCAAACGCCGCGTCGCCGGCAAGACCTATGAGCCCTTCGAGTATTTCGACAAGGGGCAGATGTCGACCATCGGGCGCGCCGCGGCCATCGTCGAGTTCGGGCGCATCCGCACCGTCGGATTCTTCGCCTGGCTATTGTGGCTCTTCATTCACCTGCTCTATCTGGTGGGGTTCAAGAACCGCGTCATCGTGCTGGTCGAGTGGACCTACTCCTATCTGGCGTTTAAGCGCGGGTCGCGGATTATCATCGGCGCGCTCCCGGAACCGGCGCCCTCACCCACGGTCAAGGCTCTGCCGGAATCGACGCCCGAGGTCATCCTCGCCCCTCCACTTGAGCGCGCCCCAACGAA encodes:
- a CDS encoding HEAT repeat domain-containing protein, with product MHILRRHHFPILLSLAGLLFCTPALAQSMDPGAQSTSPRPIPLQPGTPEQSGKTGNTPTVDPHDQARVLLSGYHNIPPKAAFDSNLKQPQQVLMDVAQGENTLPLQRQRAVEALAYYADAKVEGLYRSLLEDKKSPEMLRHRVMGLLAVNFPKTALPTLEPYLAHSDLQFRLSAIDAIRRIPGDAALQTLQRASKSETHKVAQKRLAQYLRTTR
- a CDS encoding NAD(P)/FAD-dependent oxidoreductase, with the protein product MRATSETHSSNAIATPEPKRSRPRAVILGAGFAGLNAARQLRNSAVDVVVIDRNNYHLFQPLLYQVATAGLNASEICQPIRGLLGKYTNIRVLMAQVESVDRANKRVILENDALEYDYLLVATGAQVKFFGPPSWRENSTGLKTVEDALTLRRKILSAFEAAEQSKDPEVIRQLLTFVVIGGGSTGVEMAGAIREIAAEVMNRDFRNVNSRDARVILIDALPHILSSYPEDLIDKATKELERRSIEVLTGERVTDIDANSVRVGERVIPTRTVVWAAGVEPSPLLKSLDTELDATGRAVVDADLSLPGSDCEFVLGDAAHFDHGLDAALPGLAPVAIQQGRYVAKLLKRRVAGKTYEPFEYFDKGQMSTIGRAAAIVEFGRIRTVGFFAWLLWLFIHLLYLVGFKNRVIVLVEWTYSYLAFKRGSRIIIGALPEPAPSPTVKALPESTPEVILAPPLERAPTNTRPST
- the uvrB gene encoding excinuclease ABC subunit UvrB, with amino-acid sequence MTQKFELVTEYEPRGDQPNAIVELTEGLEEGLKFQTLLGATGTGKTFTIANVIERTNRPTLVMAPNKTLAAQLYSEFKELFPNNAVEYFVSYYDYYQPEAYIPSTDTFIEKDSAINDAIDRMRHSATRSLLDRNDVIIVASVSCIYGLGSSEAYYGMLLHLEQGQEARRKDLLAKLIEIQYERNDHDFFRGKFRVRGDVVEVFPPYEEEEAIRIEFFGDEIEAIWRIDPFRGKRLEKLEKVAIYPNSHYVIPPERKRSALDSIKAELKEVLAEMISQGRLVEAQRLEQRTQFDIEMIITAGFCNGIENYSRHMSGRKPGQAPPCLLDYLPENFLLVADESHVTVPQIGGMYRGDRSRKTTLIEHGFRLPSALDNRPLKFDEWEEKLHQIIYVSATPGDFELERSQGVITEQIIRPTGLIDPEVEIRPALEQVDDVYGEVRKRIDAGERVLITTLTKRMSEDLTDYLRELGVKVAYLHSDIDTIERMNIIRDLRRGIYDVLVGINLLREGLDIPEVSLVAILDADKEGFLRSARSLIQTIGRAARNANGKVILYADKSTNSIEEAVRETNRRREIQLAYNLEHGITPQTIIKKIADIEQHVPAAESDEEETATKTASAAKKSAEKAKDNVEHLNSAERIEKRILELRREMKEAAADLRFEDAANCRDRMRELESRLLGVA